TTGGTACTGGGTTTCCCTGTGGATAGAGTGCCTGATAATCCCTATGGTCATCCTCCCATGGGTCATACATTAGAGGGTTAGGTGCTGGGATTCTAGGTATCTCATTTGGGTCGAATGCAGGTATGGGAATTTGATCTCCTTGGTTAAGTTCTATCTCCATTGGTTGAGTTGGGAATAGTGGTTATGGTTGTGGTGCTAGTATCTGGTCTAGGTTTGGGTCTGCTGTAGTGGTGGCTAGTATGTGAAAGTTGGCCAATCGTCTATTGGCTATGTCTTGGGTCTGTGCGTTCATCTCCCTATTAGCTGATGCTAAAGCCCTTTGTTGCTGCAATTTTCTCATTCGcttcctacgctcatgtgctccccgactgaaccatcctctctttttcgtAGGGAATGGTTCTTTGGATTGCGTCTTAAAGATGAAGATCCCCTCTTCGgtatcagcagaataccccgaaGGAGTAGGCTGTGAGGAAGTTCCTTCACCTTTGGGAGAACTGTCTAGGTGACGATAGGCTTCAGACGgaccttgatcactcatactgtaaactaacaaattgtcaaataacacaaaacaataatatacagatatgcacGTAATTATTACCTAACACAATTAAAATTTTGATGTCAGCaaaacacttctgtggctgaaaatcagtggctgtagctctgataccaccttctgtcgcaacccccgacccctaccccgagAGCGGGCGGCCGCGAGTCTCAGAGcggtggtatcagtgtttattaatttggcagcggaaattacatcaggaccgtagttagaaaataatttatcagagtaaaacaccacacttttataataataaatacatgggaaaaacccaagtttccattacaatatgtttatagggataaaccctaatttattgaaataaaacttcttctttatttaggtaacttttatagccacttttccaagccttcagtgctctccagctggcttctatttggctttcacattttgttacctgaaacgcgtttaaaaagttttatcaggaagaaatactggcgagtgaatcctagtttaatcaaaacaagttttatcattttacagcattgagggcaacccgcaattacatttgtatacATCTATTTTAATTACCACCCaaagtactgtcaatcctgacttctggtcatgctactactcatagtgtagtaacaagttatgtatacaaaaccccaacatacctgatacgtggtcgaaaactgATTATTGTTtgtgcttaagttgatgtttttacatagcttttaatcttgaatagcctacttttaatgggattcatcttttacaggtctaaaagagtttaaggagctaatcgggagctaaacggagcaccgggacgtgaatcggatcaaccggggatgtgaaatgaacaaaactGGGTTAATCACAaagattggatgtgttttgggaatgttaatggatttaaaatgaatatatttgaagatggcatgatagagggctgaattacgagtacgtgggcgaaaacggtgagtaaaacggagctataacgaagaagttatgaagaaaacagtttcGGACAAAACAGGAAAAACTAGAGGCCGTCGGGGACGGGCTctaggccgtcgccgacgggctctagaaagtCCCGTCATCAAAAGGTGCCCGTAAACAGCCAAACAAGCCGTCGGATGGATTTCAGAGATCTGGAGGCCGTCGGGGACAGGctccaggccgtcggcgacgggttgtgGTTTGCTGAAACGCGAAGTTTGGTGTTTGGGTTGTTGGGAATGATTCTAATTGGTTAGGGAGCCATTAAACTCGTAAGTTACAACTTATGAGGGTTGGAATCTTCATCTTGGAGCCATCAAGCACCCATCTTTCATTACCAATTCACCATCCATCATCACTATCACCCGAATCATAACCCGaatcatcaagatcatcatcatcttccacaATCAACCATccacaaaccctaatccttccaccATCATTATTTCCACCATCATCATTCACCAAAGCTCCAACCATTCACCATTTCTCCATCATTCAAGCTTCAAGATGGTCCAATCCATGTTTTaatcatccggtgatcaagtttctttaatcatgagcggctaatcacctTGGTTTCACCCTGGTGTAGGTAATTGTtaaatttagggttttgaattgttcttggttcaactttgtgacaacttgtattgatttttgaaacctttgacaatagtttacatttgtttcgaattcgtaaattgtcgaacgatgttaaaagttatgactttacgaaatggttatgtgtagttatgcattgtcttggttaggttttacttgtgttgattacaaagtgcattcttgtccgttctttgaaacgttgatagttattggcacctaagtcacggtacactaaatccgctaatcgtatacaattgagttgaatctaaaaacttgtagaaaccctaggttggcaattaccgaaaccgggtgtgaacccttttttttcttattattgtttagTAATCAATCTTTCTTGCATTCGTTAATTAGTAGTTATTAATCAATCGAACCAATTTTATTAGTTAAATTCACATCTTtcaattaaacaaaaatacaaaaatatctggcaagcttcataaattgtgacaattgttctaattcaatcaaatccacacacaaaccacatactcttcgtggttcgaccccttgctaccactaactatCTGTTAAGGGTAAATTGGGCTTATAAATCTTAtttttgaccggagcgcgacactccaaTCAATACCGACAataattgtagaatcacaaatactcaatcactgttaaatataatttaaaacaaatgaggttttgtaaaaacaatttacaaaaagAGGCTTAACtcacaaaaaggttttcaaaaagaggattaactcacattgctattttagataATTCCTGGTGACTttctggttataatctattaaaattaaacaatgcacacgcgttagtataataacccaatttacattagctataccccCTCCCCCCGAGACataactccaacgactgagtcgggcagagcctagacatgcgttacggagctctagatcaatcgggcagagtaactaatacgtaaccggggttataatacttacaacgaggcagagttTCGTTAATTAGTGGGTATTATACCTGAGAATTATAATTACTATTAGAGATTCGAGAGAGAAATTTCGATTTTGAACGATTTCAACTGAACGTCGAAACCTCAATTTATAGGGCTGGAAATGGGgcggctcgcgccccgcgagggaGTTAAGACAGGgtttcgcggcccgcgaggttatagggtaggccctagcctcCGTTAGTTACCGGTATAGGCTTGCCGGGTGTCACGTCAAGTGGCGGGCTGGGGTGCGGCTTGGTGGccagctgtcgcgccccgcgacagacttTCCTGTCtatgtcgcgccccgcgagcagctttaaggttttgttttatttgatttttaacgAAATAAAGGTATTTCGGAGCCGTTTTTCGTATACGGGATGTATTTTAAGACGTATAGGACATGTTTAAGAGTTTTGGGAGAGTTGTTATAAATATGATCCCAATGTATGAACCAATAAGATAGAAAGACTCTAAATGCTTGGAGAATTGATTAGATACGAATGGAAGATGAAACAAGGAGAAAAATATCAACCAACGGGGCGTTGTGGCGGCAATGATGGCAGAGCTGTGGTGGCGATGGCAGTGGCAAATACATAATCTTTTTGTGGGGGGGAGGGGGTGTGTAGTACGCTCATGATAAAAATGAGTTAGACAAAATAAAAGAAGTGAAAAATAACACTATTGATTAAATATCTTAGTAtaatatttagagtaaattacaaaagtCGTTCTTAATGTTGACACTATATTGCAaattgtgtcctttgtctttaaaaactataaaaaacatactcaatgtttgcaaacccttacaCGTCACGTCCTTTAGCCATAACTcagtttttatggttaaatcatGGTAGATTAGtaattttactcattttttaaaatatatttaataaagaaaataaaaatagttCTAAGTTGatattatttaaatatttatgtTGAGTCATTAATTTCAGATTTGTGTTTTAGTTATTTATTTCTTAAGTCTCTCACATCAAACTCATcggtcatcttcttcatctccTTCATCTCCATTTACAAACTGtagaaatttgaaaaaaaaagttgaaaCAAATTACACATTTGCCAGTCAACCGTTTTTCCATTCATCACCGTCATGGAATCGCCGGAGAACAACATCAGCGCCGAACAAATCATCCTCCGGTGGGACTCCACGACGTCAAGAGTCGCCAGAACGAATCCGAGATTACAAACTCGACTCCAATTGAAACCGAACTGATAACCGAATCGATTTATTTCACTCTGAGAACGAATCCGAGAACCAGCAGTTGTCATGCCTCACCGGAAAATGAGAACTCCGGCAGCGGAAGGGGAGATGAATCAATTTCTAGAATCAGTTCCGCTTTGTTTACAGATCGTAATGAGCGGAGTGTAACATTCGCGAGTTGCAGATCTATGAACAGCAATCGCGAACAAGATCTGTTACCATCGAAAAGCATGTCAGGctgtggtagtggtggtgggtaGGTGGTGGCGGTAGgtgggtggtagtggtggtgatgAGGGGAGGTGCTGGTGGTTTTGGGGGAGGGTAGTGATGGCCGGTGGGGGAAGATGGTGGTGGTAGGTGGGTGGTAGTGATGGTGATGGtagggtgggtggtggtggtttaTGGTTCCGGTGTTGTGATTACTTGTGAacaaagaaagagaaagagagttgGGAGAGAGAGACGCTGATTTATTTTTGTTtaattgaataaataaatatacttttaatatttcaaaattctatttttgttttatttattaaataaaaatgagTAAAATTTCCAATTTACCCTGATTTAACCACAAAAACTAATtgagttagggttaaaggacataacatgtagtggtttgcaaacatcgagtacgttttttgtactttttaaagacaaaggacacactttgcaatctagtgtcaacataaaggacgatttttctTATATTACAATTGTCCTTTACATGTTTTCATCTTATGGAAATGCTCAATACATCTTCATTAGTAACATTTAGAAGTTCATCTACTTCTACAACACAAATTACGCAAGCGTTCGAGAAATCATCTCCAATACGATTGCGCAAACTTGACTTTATACATTTCATCATCGAAATCGGTTATTAGCAAATATGAAAAAGGCGTGTATGAATCATTTAATCAAAGCAAAATAATATGGATAAACCataaaattcaaaataaaaacatgTGATATTATGATAAGATGAGATGAGATGGAATCCTATACGAGAGGGAGAAGTAAGTTGTCAATTGTGTTCAAAATATATTTTCTGTTTCCAAATGCATGCTTAAAAATTATTCTCCCAATCGGAATATATGTGTTCAAAAACAATTTTCGAAGTTCCGAGAATCTTGCTCAAAATGTAATTCTTAAATGTATGCTCATAAAAAAACAAACAGGGAACATTCAAATAATTGGATTGGTGGCGGACCCAACAATTTTTTGGTGATTAGTGGCGGACGCCGATATTTTTTGGTGGGCAATGTAGGCACTTCGTTTGGAGCTTGGGCTACTTAATAGCACTTAGGCATGTTTTTGGTGATTAGTGACGGACACAACAATTTTTTCTTGGGGGTGTGgaatattttcaaagattttaggcCCCTAACTGTATAAAAATATCGGTTCATAGTGGGTCGGGTCAgatcatgtaagacaaaagaacatcaaattaaaatttataaatcatcaaaaacccgtcaaacgtcattacaaattacaaacgtatttaaaattgtgtcatacaggtttttttttttaaatatatccaaaatatcatctaaagatactaaacacgccataagttcattacattcttactcattgttcctaacacatataatttgctccacaagttcataaaacaacactaaacacttaaacaaaataaacaatcatgttcaaccatagcccataactttcaattatatttttaaacattcaagcgctaatattaaatgttgattacttgtaactaatcatttaaacaaacaaagctataaataaaacaacaaaatcattaaactacaagtctagaacaacaaaaaaatcaaaaaaatataaaaagattaaacccttacacatctatattttctcctaatcatcacataaaacaaaataaataaataaaccatactagttctatatTGGAATTCTGACGTAATATGGCACTACAAGAACAGGGCACCTTTAGCGGCGACGGCTGTCGCCGGTATTGACCGcttttgtcgccgctattgactattagcggcgacatgtcgccggtAAAGCATCGCCGGTATTGCTCGGACGCTATTGACTGACTGTCGCCGGTATTGATAGCTGTCGCCGGTATTAATGCTGCACTTTTAGCGACGACAGATGTCGTCGCTAAAAGTGTCGCCGGTATTGACTTTCGTCGGTAAAGGGTGAAGAGCAATAGCGGCGAcacatgtcgccgctaaaagtctatttttttttaatacagcagctgtatatacagctgcccagccagttttacggccgaaaaaacAAAACCTGCCTATTTTCAAACAACGCAAGCATACGCAATGAACATAATCAACATATACTAAAGGTAATATAATTAAAAACTACGTTTAAGTCGTACATTATATCCTACAACGTTTAATTAAATCCAAAGCATACATTAAAAACAAGTCACTCATCGTCATCGTTATCGTTGGGTTCATCGTCGGATTCATTATCGAATAAGTTGTCAGAATCGTAGCCTTTtgactttccttttccttttccttgtgaAGCAAGATAGTTGTTAAGTTGGTTCAAAAATGACGGGGTTTGGAACAAGCTGTTAACAAAATCCTACAATAATAGATAGCAAAACGTATATTAGCATATTAATTAACGCtaccaacatatatttaacaaggaAACATGCGTTCGTTTGTCATTTTTTAAATTGCGCAGTTTACCTCGGAAAAGGGTTCTTGCGTCCGAGCTTGCGAAGACGACATGTTAGATGACGAGTGCGAGGACGTGTTGGAAGAAGGTTTAGGCCCCATCCCGCGGTACCATCCTCGCCGCTCACCCAACGCTTCCTGATACGGGGCAATTGGCGGACCCTCACCGCTCCATTGACTTGTGGCCTGTTGTATGTTCCGCTGTATTTTACGAAGATGAttaaatatatgtgtgtgtatatatatatatttgttatagaaaataatacttaaaagaaATACTTACGTAATTTTGTTCAGCAACCGGATCAACCCAATTCCCTTGATTGTCCGTGTGGGTTTTAGCATACTTAGGTACCCAATCCATATCCTGTTTAACATTAAACTTAGATTAgacattaaataaacaaaagcttacacacacgcacacatacataaaacattacatttttatagGCGGTGCTACCGTACGAAGATGTCCCCCCACGGTATGGGAATTGTTGTTTCTCGCGTACTAGTGTGTTGGCCTCGCTTCTTTTAATGTATTTAGCTTCCCGGAAACCTTCAATGGCTCTCAACCAGTTATCATAGGGCATATCCTCGGGATGGAATGCCCTTGCACTCTCAAGATCATTGTAACCTCCCTTGCTCTTAAATAATTTTTTAGCCTCGTACTTGCGGTCAGAGTACCGCTTCATAAGCACAGCCCTAATGCCACCCGTCAAGTTTTTGGCCTCTATATCACGTTCCACTTcatcaaaattgaaattttcctacaaattaaataaaaaagttaaaatatcatatataaattagatttgcatgtgcttaaatatttgataaaattttatGCATATAAGTTATTTACCCGTAAGTGGTTCATGAGGGCATCCTTGTAATGTTGTTCAACGTTATCCCATCCAATTTTATCGAGGGGGATGGACCGCCACATATACAGGCCGGCCTCCCGTGAAAACATATCCCTTGTTTTACCAATAGGGGTATACGTCACCTGCCTGTCAAACGTAAGCGATACAGGCCCCCCCGCTTTTACCAGACGCCTTAGTTTCTCGTTTTTTGCTTTCCCCCTAACCCTCTTCGGGGGAACCGctgcaattaaaacaaaaataattagtaacaacatttataatatataaaatataaggactacaaaataatttagtaaaaGACTTACCGTCTGTCTCATGTGTGCCACGAAATCCACCAGGAGGAATCGGTGGATCACCAGCGCCGTCACCCCCATGTCCCCAGGGGGCCACATCAGCCATCAGATACGCGAATATCAACAATATCGAAAACATACTCCCTATAAAGTTACAAATGTTACAGCATGTGTATCTAATACAAATTAAGGGAAAGTACAACAAGTGTAactcaaattcaaataaatatttcaaacaagTGTTAATCAATTACAAATCAATAAAAATTACAATAACTTTTCTTTTAGTCAGACTCCACATAATCGGGATCATCCTCATCATAAGCAGCCTCGACCTCATCAGAATCAGTCTCGACTTCAAACACTTCATCGACGGTGGCCGTTGGGGGATCAACTTCAATTGAAGGCTCACCCGCAGTAACATGAGAAGATCCAATTTGAAAGTATTGGGTCAAGTCAATGACAAGTGGACAGTCAGATGAAGAGTTGTTGTCAACAACGTCACTATCTTCTAAGCGTTCGCCAACATTTTGAACCTTATTGACGCGGTCATCACTTAATGGCCGATCCTAAATTCTTCGATGATTAACATTTTCGACTACCCACctatgtttatttttttggtttcgaTACATTTCTTGGATGAAGAACACTTGTTTGGCTTGCGAAGCAAATATGAGTTGATCGTCTTTGTCCCATTCATGTTCAGTGCTTATACTGGTGATATTATTGTCATGGTTTACACCCCTTTGAGTATCAAACCACTTGCACCGAAATAGGACAGTGGAATAATCATTTGTATAACGCAACTCAATAATTTCTTCTAATTGGCCATAAAATTTCACACCGTTCTCTCCAACCACTTCCACCCCAGAGTTTTGCGTTGCGCATTTTGCATCACGTTCAAGTGTCTTAAACCTAACACCGTTGACTATGCAAGCAGTGTAAGTGTAAGCAGTCATTTTCGCACAAATTGAAAGAGCATACAACTCCGGGTGGAATTCTGGAGAATTTTGTGTTTTCATCGAATGGACCTAACAAATATATAGTAATAATGTTTGTTATATATGTATTACCTAGCAAGTATAGAGTaatgagtgttatatatgtattatacctTATGGAGAAACCATCCCGGAAATTTGGTTTTAAGATCATCATGGGGATGTGTATGTTTGAATTCACTACATTGATGACAAATATAAGAAAGGAACGAAAAATACCAATTAACAGATTATGAAATGTTAAAGATAGAAGCACTCACTTCATGTACTCCCTAACTTCTGCGCAGTTTTCGAGGACAAACCATTCCATCTTGCTTTTTTCGATGACTGATAGATATTTCTCCTTTCTTGCGCCAACATAACGACATTTTGACTCAAACACCCATAACTTTCTTTTTTCAACAACGACATCATCGTTTCTATCTGGGCGATTGAACTTAGTCTGAACATCTTTAAGGTACATTGAACAAAATGTTAGAGCTTCTTCAAACACATAACATTCAGCTATACAACCTTCAGGCCTTGCCGGGTTTTTAACATAGTTCTTTAGTTTTTTCATGTACCTTTCAAATGGATACATCCATCTAAAAGCTACTGGACCTCCCGCAATCGCTTCATCAGGTAAATGCACAAGTAAATGAACCATAATGTCAAAAAACGCAGGTGGATAGATCATCTCTAACTTGCATAAGATGGTAACAATGTCATCCTTTGCTTTCTTCATATCATCCACCGATAGTGTTCTAGAGCAAAGTTGCTTAAAGAACATACAAAGGTCTACTATTGGTGTAGATATATCTTTAGTCAAAAGCCCTCTAACCCCAATCGGTATTAAACGttgcatgaggatatgacagtcATGAGATTTCAACCCGGTAATGTTAGCATTGTTATCTGTCACCCTCTTACTGATATTCGATCCAAACCCATCTGGtaatttaacattttttataaacTGACAAAAAAGTTTTCGATCATCGGACTTGAATGAGTACTTTGGGTGGGGACTTAAGAACTTGCCACCCGATTGTTTCAGCCATTGTGACGGCCGAATGTTTAGTTTTTCCAAGTCAGACCGCGCATTTGGCGTGTCTTTGCTCTTATCGTTCATCAGAAGAGTACCGAGCAAGCTGTCGCACACATTTTTCTCTATATGCATTACATCTAAGTTATGTTTCAGCTGCAGAGAAGACCAATACTCAAGGTCAAAAAATATGCTTCTTTTGGACCAGTTCAACTCGAAATCTGACCGGGTTATCCTCCTACCTCCAAAATCTGGATGCTTGCCTGGTAGACGATTAATTAAACGACCTAGTTGAGCTTCTATGTCAGCTGGGCTAAACTGTCTCGGAGGGTCTCGTGTCTCGGGTCTCCCGTTAAAGTCGAGACTTGTTCTCCAAGGATGGTTGGCATCTAAGAACCGGCGATGGCCAACATAAGCACATTTACCAGTTACACGTATTGAAGGAGTGTCTTGGTTACAAGTTGGGCATGCCATGTAGCCTTGTCCGCTCCAACCTGATAGGCTACTACGGGCTGGAAAGTCATTTATGGTCCATAACAACGCCGCCTTCATTGTGAAGTATGTGTTTGTTGCTGCGTCTTTAGTACGTACACCTGTCTGCCACAATTGCTTAAGCTCATCCACTAACGGTCTAAGGAAAACGTCCATGTCTTTCCCCGGTGATTTAGGGCCAGGAATCAACAAGGTCAACATGAATGTGGACTCTCGCATGCATAGCCAGGGAGGCAGATTATATGTGGTGAGTATAACCGGCCACGTGCTATGAGTCGAGGATCCACTACCGTTGTTAAAGGGATTAAAACCGTCAGCTGCAAGCCCTAAGCGAACATTTCGTGGCTCCATCGCGAAGTTTGGGTACTTTTTATCAAAGTCTTGCCATGCAGATCCATCAACTGGATGACGCATAGTCCCATCTTCCGATCGTCCGGTACTATGCCATATCATATCTTTCGCTGTGTGCCTTGAACAATACAAACGTCGTAGTCTAGGCGTCAAAGGAAAGTATCGTAACACCTTACGAGCCACCTTCGTGTCTTTTGTGTCTTTATCGACCCATCGACTCTCATTACAAACGGGACAATTTTGCAAGGACTCGTGTTCTTTCCAAAAGAGAGCACAATCATTTGTGCACACATCTATCATCTCATATGCCAAACCAATCTTCTTAAATGTCTTCTTAGCTACATAATACGAAGGGGGAATCTTGTTGCCTTCTGGCATTGACTCTCGCAACAACGAGAGGAGTCGATCTACTCCTTCATTTTGAAAATGGTACGTATCCTTTATATTCAAAAGTTTTGCTAAAAAGTCGATAGAAGAAAACTTAGTACAACCAGGATATAATTCTGTTTCAGCTTCCTTTATCAGGTCTtcaaaatcatcaacaacaccGCTACTATCTCCATTCGAGTTCTCTTGGTTAAGGTATGTATCTTCTTCCATACGCTCCCCCCTAATGTCTTCAATAACGTTTACCATACCGTCTTGTGGCGCAACATCGTTTACTTGTGCAATTGGAGTCGTGTCCCTGTGATAGGTCCACGAAGTGTATTCCTTCCAAAATTTGTTAATACGCAAATGGTATTTCATTTCTGCCATAGTTATTAAGCCGGAATTTTTACATTGGGTACACGGACATCTAACTTCATCGTGGTTTTTTATCACTCTTTCACACATCTCGATAAATGACTCGAGTCCTTGCTTGTAGTGAGGTGAATGACGTGGGGAATCAATCCAACTTTTATCGATAGGCATTATGCAACTGAAAGAAAATCTAATTTAGGATTAACAAGACAAGGGTAGGCTGCTAAACCCACTTTTTGAACACTTTATCACACatgtgaatgtgtattacatgattgtttgtttaagaaaaattcGGCAACATTTCCTCTTAGCTCCCAAGTATATATGTAATGATATATATACCCGAGGAGCAAAGAGAAAATGATAACCGAATCCttcttaaacaaacaatcatgtaatacacattcacatCCTAAATGAGATAAAGTATTCAAAAAGCAGTCCCAAGATAAACGGGGACAACCCGAAATTAATTTCTAAATCAATTTCGGGCGGGTATTTCTAAGCTCGCTatgtttaaaatgattaattCAAACACGGGTACAATTTTTTAAGCTTGTTATGTTCTTAATGATTGTTTTAAATTTTGGGCGGAATGTTATGTTTTAAATCATGATTTCAATTTCGATTGGGTGTTTTCTTAGCTCGTTATGTTTGAAATGATGATttcatacatactaacatacacaatttacatacctaaactaaaaattatacaatttctaaacttaaaaaaaaacgaaccattatacaatttacatacacatttttcaaatacacctacattatacaatGTAAACATACTAACaattatacaaacatacatacattcattcatacacttacatacccacatacaacttaaactaaaaattatacaatttacatactaacaataatacaaacatacatactaacaataatacaaacatacatactaacatactaaactaaaaattatacattttctaaactttaaaaaaaaaaaactaaccattatacaatttacatacacatttttcaaatacacctacattatacaatttacatactaacaattatacaaacttacatacattcattcatacacttTACATACTAACAatcatacaaacatacatactaacatacacaatttacataccaaaactaaaaattatagaatttctaaactttaaaaaaaaaaaaactaaccattatacaatttacatacacatttttcaaatacacctacattatacaatttacatactaacaattatacaaacttacatacattcattcatacacttTACATACTAACAATCATACCAACATACAAACATACACAATTTACATAACAAAACTAAAAATTATAGAATTTCTaaacttaaaacaaaaaaaaataaaaaataaaaaaaaactaaccggTTTTTGAGGTGGTGACCGGAG
Above is a window of Helianthus annuus cultivar XRQ/B chromosome 14, HanXRQr2.0-SUNRISE, whole genome shotgun sequence DNA encoding:
- the LOC110909208 gene encoding mitochondrial distribution and morphology protein 12; the encoded protein is MGPKPSSNTSSHSSSNMSSSQARTQEPFSEDFVNSLFQTPSFLNQLNNYLASQGKGKGKSKGYDSDNLFDNESDDEPNDNDDDE
- the LOC118486543 gene encoding uncharacterized protein LOC118486543, producing the protein MAEMKYHLRINKFWKEYTSWTYHRDTTPIAQVNDVAPQDGMVNVIEDIRGERMEEDTYLNQENSNGDSSGVVDDFEDLIKEAETELYPGCTKFSSIDFLAKLLNIKDTYHFQNEGVDRLLSLLRESMPEGNKIPPSYYVAKKTFKKIGLAYEMIDVCTNDCALFWKEHESLQNCPVCNESRWVDKDTKDTKVARKVLRYFPLTPRLRRLYCSRHTAKDMIWHSTGRSEDGTMRHPVDGSAWQDFDKKYPNFAMEPRNVRLGLAADGFNPFNNGSGSSTHSTWPVILTTYNLPPWLCMRESTFMLTLLIPGPKSPGKDMDVFLRPLVDELKQLWQTGVRTKDAATNTYFTMKAALLWTINDFPARSSLSGWSGQGYMACPTCNQDTPSIRVTGKCAYVGHRRFLDANHPWRTSLDFNGRPETRDPPRQFSPADIEAQLGRLINRLPGKHPDFGGRRITRSDFELNWSKRSIFFDLEYWSSLQLKHNLDVMHIEKNVCDSLLGTLLMNDKSKDTPNARSDLEKLNIRPSQWLKQSGGKFLSPHPKYSFKSDDRKLFCQFIKNVKLPDGFGSNISKRVTDNNANITGLKSHDCHILMQRLIPIGVRGLLTKDISTPIVDLCMFFKQLCSRTLSVDDMKKAKDDIVTILCKLEMIYPPAFFDIMVHLLVHLPDEAIAGGPVAFRWMYPFERYMKKLKNYVKNPARPEGCIAECYVFEEALTFCSMYLKDVQTKFNRPDRNDDVVVEKRKLWVFESKCRYVGARKEKYLSVIEKSKMEWFVLENCAEVREYMK